Within Piliocolobus tephrosceles isolate RC106 chromosome 7, ASM277652v3, whole genome shotgun sequence, the genomic segment CCGCCAAAGCAGATAAGCAGCTTTCGTGCTAGTCCCGCGGTGGCGACTCCACAAACCCACTCTGGCCTTTGTACCAGGATTCTTCCAAGCCCAGGATAGGAAGCAATGGCAGTAATGGGTACTCCGAACTTTTCCCCAACCCCACGTGCTTAAGAATGGCCGATTATAAACCCAGATCTACCAAGGTTTAAGAGCCAGGCAAGTCCACAGTCTGCCTCACCGCGGAGAGGAAGACACACTTAGGGGGCCAGAGAGAGACGCCCCCACCCCCAACTAAAGTGTTTCCTACCTGCTCCCTctgtccccttcctcctcccccgtCCACAGCCGGCTGCGCATTTCACCAACTCTTTTCCAAAGGGCCCAGGAATCCCAGATGGGGCCCAGACGGTGgcaaaagagggaggaagagagggagaaagggggcAGCGGCTGCTACTGCAAACAGTTCCCCTTCGCAGCTCTGCGCTCAGCTCGCCCATCAGTGTGCCACCACCTCTCCGTCCTCCTCCTCGGAGCTGGGCGCAGGGGGGCGCCCGGGAGGCGGCGTAGTCCGCGCCACGTTGCTGTCGCCCTCCTCCGGCTCCGCTGGGTGCAGGTGCATGGCGAGCTCCTGAAGCACGGCCGCGCGCCCGATCTGGTCGTTGCGTCGCTTCTCCATGATCAGGTCCTCTAGACTCTGGAACTCCAGCGTGTGGCTGCGCTGCGCCGACAGCTGAATCTGCAGCCGGTAGGGCTGCTTGCCTATGCGCAGTTCGCCGCCGATCTTGAACTCGCGCTTGCCGTAGCGGCACCAGGCGGCGAAACTCTCTGAGTTGCGCCAGCTCAGCTCGCGCTCCTTGGCGCCCACGTGCGCCAGCGCGTTGCGCACTACAGCGCTAGGGCTTAGCGGCTTGTAGCGGTACAGATCGTTGACCACGCGGCCGCGACGGCCCTGGCTGGCGTCAGTCAGGAAGCTGTTAATCACCTCCAGCCGGTGCAGGTGCACCACCTGGAAATTACCCACATATACAGCCCAGTGCGGGTATTGAGCCTGCGACACGAACTCCACCAGGTCGCCCGGCTTGCACTTGTTGAGCAGGTTCTCGGGTGTGTAGGTACTCAGCACCGCCGAGCCCGGAGCGAAGCTCTTTTGGTAGATGCATTCGTCCCGGTAGAACACGGAGCATTCCACCTCGTGCAGCCGCGGATCGTAGGGCTGCGGCTGGGGCGGCGGTGGCCCGTCCCCACCGTCGGGCAAGCCGCCGCCATCTGGCCCCTGAGACGGCGGCTGCGGCTCCATGTCCTCATCATCATTGGAGAAAATGTAGGAGACCCCAATGCGGGGCCCGTCGTCCCGGTCCACGCCAGTCGGGTCGGCCGTGGGAACTTCCTTGTAACTTAGGTGGGTCAGTTTCTCCACCTGGT encodes:
- the LRATD2 gene encoding protein LRATD2 — protein: MGNQVEKLTHLSYKEVPTADPTGVDRDDGPRIGVSYIFSNDDEDMEPQPPSQGPDGGGLPDGGDGPPPPQPQPYDPRLHEVECSVFYRDECIYQKSFAPGSAVLSTYTPENLLNKCKPGDLVEFVSQAQYPHWAVYVGNFQVVHLHRLEVINSFLTDASQGRRGRVVNDLYRYKPLSPSAVVRNALAHVGAKERELSWRNSESFAAWCRYGKREFKIGGELRIGKQPYRLQIQLSAQRSHTLEFQSLEDLIMEKRRNDQIGRAAVLQELAMHLHPAEPEEGDSNVARTTPPPGRPPAPSSEEEDGEVVAH